In one Bradyrhizobium sp. 4 genomic region, the following are encoded:
- a CDS encoding response regulator, with translation MTAPPPLILVVEDEYPLQAVVEEALLEAGFATDILSSAEEALTLFRSGMKEYRALVADVNLKGRLSGWDLARQVREREPTLPIVYMTGGVADDWGSQGVPSSILLQKPFAPAQLITAVSQFLNHVTRE, from the coding sequence ATGACAGCGCCGCCGCCTCTCATCCTGGTGGTTGAGGATGAATATCCATTGCAGGCGGTGGTCGAGGAAGCCCTGCTGGAGGCAGGCTTCGCGACTGATATCCTGTCGTCTGCCGAGGAAGCTCTGACTCTCTTCAGAAGCGGTATGAAGGAGTACCGGGCGCTCGTCGCGGATGTAAACCTCAAGGGCAGGCTCAGCGGCTGGGACTTGGCCAGACAGGTCAGAGAACGAGAGCCGACGTTGCCCATAGTCTACATGACCGGTGGCGTGGCGGACGATTGGGGCTCGCAAGGGGTCCCAAGCAGCATCTTGTTGCAGAAGCCGTTCGCGCCGGCCCAGCTCATCACTGCGGTTTCGCAGTTCCTCAATCACGTCACT
- a CDS encoding glycosyltransferase, whose protein sequence is MRVVAAVLLLVSALHAGLWGVLRDKEPAPDFKGLLPSVSYAPFEGSAHPDIDNIPSVEKIRADLKTLSTMTRAIRLYSSTGGVELVPPIAAEFGLKVTVGAWIDKDKDRNEREIKAAIELARKNSNVNGVVVGNEVIYRGEQKVEDLIEMIKKVKGSVRVPVTTGEIWNIWRDNPDLGSNVDFIAAHVLPYWENFRSDQAVDQAVDRYNLLRNLFPGKRIVIAEFGWPSAGYNLRNADPGPFQQALTLRNFVSRADAIGMEYNIVEAIDQPWKYFEGGVGPYWGILNASREPKFAWTGPVENPDYWKLMGVALLVGILLSLPILRLQQPTAKQAFLLSATANGVGAWAATVFAFWNGHYFIFGSAFALTLGMILLVPLVLIAMARVDEIAAVAFGRPPQRLLTKGKPVESVPENYFPKVSIHIPAYFEPVEMLKQTLDALSRLNYPNYECVVIINNTPDPAFWQPIQDHCRALGERFKFINAEKVQGFKAGALRIAMDRTAVDAEIIGILDADYVVDPDWLKDLVPAFADPSVGLVQAPQEHRDGDLSIMHYIMNGEYAGFFDIGMVQRNETNAIIVHGTMCLIRRAAMDMAGGWSSDTICEDSDLGLSIQQLGWTTHYTNHRYGQGLLPDTYEAFKKQRHRWAYGGLQIVKKHWRNFLPGRSRLTPDQKREYGLGWLNWLGAESLGVVVALLNLVWVPIVAFADIAIPDKILTLPIIGAFVVSLAHFLSMYRARVAIKPGQMLGAMIAAMSVQWTVSRAVAQGLITEHIAFARTSKGGLSRMSIEFQAFWEAVIGALLLIGAGVLVASNSYRQITEIYIFAGVLVLQSLPFLAAVAIAILELSRINSFQFWRDSAIRTAELIGLRPVALPTPAGTPQQLPVPNEVRREAN, encoded by the coding sequence ATGCGGGTTGTCGCCGCCGTTCTGTTGCTTGTGTCCGCGCTCCACGCCGGCCTCTGGGGAGTCTTGCGCGACAAGGAACCCGCGCCCGACTTCAAGGGCTTGCTGCCCAGTGTCTCCTACGCGCCGTTCGAGGGCTCGGCTCACCCCGACATCGACAACATCCCATCAGTGGAGAAAATCCGCGCCGACCTGAAGACGCTGTCGACGATGACGCGCGCGATCCGGCTCTATTCGTCCACCGGCGGCGTGGAACTGGTGCCGCCGATCGCAGCCGAGTTCGGCCTCAAGGTTACCGTCGGCGCCTGGATCGACAAGGACAAGGATCGCAACGAGCGCGAGATCAAAGCCGCCATCGAGCTCGCCCGCAAGAACAGCAACGTCAACGGAGTCGTGGTCGGCAACGAGGTGATCTACCGCGGCGAGCAGAAGGTCGAAGACCTCATCGAGATGATCAAGAAGGTCAAGGGCTCGGTCCGCGTGCCCGTCACGACCGGTGAAATCTGGAACATCTGGCGCGACAATCCCGACCTCGGCTCGAACGTCGACTTCATCGCCGCCCACGTGCTGCCTTATTGGGAAAATTTCCGCTCGGACCAGGCGGTCGATCAGGCCGTCGACCGCTACAATCTGTTGCGCAACCTGTTCCCCGGCAAGCGCATCGTGATCGCCGAGTTCGGCTGGCCGAGCGCGGGTTACAATTTGCGCAACGCCGACCCCGGTCCGTTCCAGCAGGCACTGACCTTGCGCAACTTCGTCAGCCGCGCCGACGCCATCGGCATGGAATACAACATCGTCGAAGCCATCGATCAGCCCTGGAAGTACTTCGAAGGCGGCGTCGGTCCGTACTGGGGCATCCTCAACGCCAGCCGCGAGCCGAAATTCGCCTGGACCGGCCCGGTCGAGAATCCCGACTATTGGAAGCTGATGGGTGTAGCCCTCCTGGTCGGAATCCTGCTGTCGCTGCCGATCCTGCGGCTGCAGCAGCCGACGGCGAAGCAGGCGTTCCTGCTGTCGGCCACCGCCAATGGCGTCGGCGCCTGGGCCGCCACCGTGTTCGCGTTCTGGAACGGGCACTATTTCATCTTCGGCTCCGCCTTCGCGCTCACGCTCGGCATGATCCTGCTTGTTCCCCTCGTGCTGATCGCGATGGCGCGCGTCGACGAGATCGCGGCCGTCGCGTTCGGCCGGCCGCCGCAGCGGCTGCTCACAAAGGGCAAGCCGGTCGAGAGCGTGCCGGAGAATTACTTCCCAAAAGTCTCGATCCACATCCCCGCTTATTTCGAGCCGGTCGAGATGCTCAAGCAGACGCTCGATGCGCTGTCGCGGCTGAACTATCCGAACTACGAATGCGTCGTCATCATCAACAACACGCCGGACCCTGCCTTCTGGCAGCCGATCCAGGATCATTGCCGCGCGCTCGGTGAACGCTTCAAGTTCATCAACGCCGAGAAGGTGCAGGGCTTCAAGGCCGGTGCGCTGCGCATCGCGATGGACCGCACCGCCGTCGACGCCGAGATCATCGGCATCCTCGATGCCGATTACGTCGTCGATCCCGACTGGCTGAAGGATCTCGTGCCGGCTTTCGCCGATCCCAGCGTCGGCCTGGTGCAGGCGCCGCAGGAACATCGCGACGGCGACCTGTCGATCATGCACTACATCATGAACGGCGAATATGCCGGCTTCTTCGACATCGGCATGGTTCAGCGCAACGAGACCAACGCCATCATCGTGCACGGTACGATGTGCCTGATCCGCCGTGCCGCGATGGACATGGCCGGCGGCTGGTCGTCCGACACGATCTGCGAGGACTCTGATCTCGGCCTTTCGATCCAGCAGCTCGGCTGGACCACGCACTACACCAACCACCGTTACGGCCAGGGCCTGCTCCCCGACACCTACGAGGCCTTCAAGAAGCAGCGTCACCGCTGGGCCTATGGCGGCCTCCAGATCGTCAAGAAGCACTGGCGGAATTTCCTGCCGGGACGGAGCCGGCTGACGCCCGACCAGAAGCGCGAATACGGCCTGGGCTGGCTGAACTGGCTGGGCGCCGAAAGCCTCGGCGTGGTCGTGGCGCTGCTCAACCTGGTCTGGGTGCCGATCGTCGCCTTCGCCGACATCGCCATCCCCGACAAGATCCTGACGCTGCCGATCATCGGCGCCTTCGTCGTCTCGCTCGCGCACTTCTTGTCGATGTACCGCGCGCGCGTCGCGATCAAGCCCGGCCAGATGCTGGGCGCGATGATCGCCGCGATGAGCGTGCAGTGGACGGTGTCGCGCGCGGTGGCGCAGGGACTGATCACCGAGCACATCGCGTTCGCGCGCACGTCCAAGGGTGGCCTGTCCCGGATGTCGATCGAGTTCCAGGCGTTCTGGGAGGCGGTGATCGGCGCCCTGCTCCTGATCGGCGCCGGCGTGCTGGTGGCCTCCAACAGCTATCGCCAGATCACCGAGATCTACATCTTCGCCGGCGTGCTGGTGCTGCAGAGCCTGCCGTTCCTGGCTGCGGTCGCGATCGCCATCCTCGAGCTCAGCCGCATCAACTCGTTCCAGTTCTGGCGCGACAGCGCGATCCGCACCGCCGAGCTGATCGGCCTGCGCCCGGTCGCGCTGCCGACCCCCGCCGGCACGCCGCAGCAATTGCCGGTGCCGAACGAGGTCCGGCGGGAAGCGAACTGA